CACACTTTGAAAGGCAATAAGAGCAACTTGTCTTTTAGTTCAAATGTGGATAAGGTGCAGCACGAGAAGGTGAAGCCTGTGGATTCAGAAGGCTTAGCCATGCAGTTTCCTACTTCATCCACCATCACTGCTcagccagacagacaggagcTATCAGACGGCCATCATGCTTGCAAGTACTGTGAAAAGATATTCACTACACATACCAACAAGCGACGGCATGAGCGCAGGATCCACGAGCAGCATTTGCAGCTCACACAGGTGGAAAAAACCCAAGAGCCACCCCAGGAGGAAAATCTTGAACGGATATTGAGTGAAACATCTCAACACAAAACAGAGCTTAGTGACAATATGGCACCTGCAACTCCTCTGGAGAATGAAGGAGAACAATACATGCTAGATGTCTCTAGCAATATTTCAGAGAATCTCAGCTTTTACATTGATGGGAAGATAGTGTCAACAAGTACTGTGAGTAGTTGTGAAACAGCTGAGGTTCATTCTGGGTCTTCAACTTTAGTTAGACTGGATTCTCTGATTCTAGACCCCACCCAAATCAATCAGGTTTTAAATATTGACTCAGTTGCAGGCAAAGAGATACCTGGTCAACCATTGACCAAGAGAAGAACTGCAACACCACCTCTTTTACCACAAATTAAAACTGAACTGGAGTCTGAGGTGGTTGTGtcgtcatcctcatcatcacttGTATCTTCTTTAATAGAGAATCTACTTCCTCAAAATACAGAGTCTACCATTGTGCAGAAGGAAAgaacagtgtttctgtcacCTAAGCTTAAGCAGCTCCTGGAGAAACAGGATGGCCTTAAACCTACACTTGCCCTCATCACAGATGGTCAGAAGCCTtgttcacctgtctctctctccgtcctgCCTGCTGGAACAGGGAGGTTTAAAAGAAGGACTGGATCTCCACCAAGCTCCCCGCAGCAAATCCCAGCATCTAACGAAGAAACACCAACTCTAGATTCCGCAGATAGTGACGCTGTAAACACAGGACAGATGGAGACTCAGCATAGCTCCTCACCTGTGCACCAAACAGTCATCGAGAAGGATGACACAACTCCGTCTGTAGAGGATCAAGCAGTGAAACCTGTCTTGACAGAGAACTGGCCCACCATGACCGGAGGTAATTCCTGTAACCAGCAACCACTGGATCTCTCTAATACAGTCAAAAGAGATGAAGATGTAACTTTAGCTGATGCTGTGCTGGATTTGAGTTTACAGAAAAAGACCCAAGGTGAATCTGAACAGAGCTTAAATTTTGTTTCACAGGCAGTTTTGAAAGAAGGAAAATCAAATACATGCATAGTGGCGAAGGACTTGGTGAACACCGGAGAGCAAAATATAAGCCAAGGGAATCTTGAGACCCCTTTAGTCACAGACTTCACCATAGTTACAGGTCCAGATATGATGACCCCAATGGAACCTGTTGCAGAAGGACTTGTTTATGGACTTGCCCTACCCCCCAATTCTCTGACTCCATCACCGGCTTCCCTTACCCCAGTTGCTATGCAGCCAGCTTCACCGTGCACTATAGCATTTGCTTCCCCACCCTCACACACCATGCTTCCAACGACTACTTCATTAATCACAGTTTTGTCACCACCACCCATTTCTAACCCTTCGACCCGACCAATCCAGGTATTAGCCCCAAACCTTTCTCCTGAGCCCTTGGTAATTTGCACGGAAAATGCATTAAGTTCTTCAGAGTGCGATTTAACTACTGCATTTGCCACCACAAATTCTGCAAACCTTGTCACTCTTTCCCAATCCCTTGACCCGACTCTAAATTTACCCAGCCACGTGTTTCTCACTGATCAAATATCTCTCAACACACCTATGGTTGAGTCAACTCCTGTGTCAGAAGTGCCGTTCACACCCACTGTGACTTTAAATGATTCCCTCATCAACTCTTATAACATAACCAgcaacacagtgttgatagaGTGCACAATAGCTCTTGAGGCCCCAGGGAGTGTAGTCCCTACTGCAATTACCTTACAAGAAAACACAGCTGAGCCTCCAGCGCAGGTGGTTGTTAATCATATAGAACAGCAACAGATTGTATCAGTGCCCAACTCTCAAACTGTGGAGCCCAACGTTCTTGTCTCCTCCATCTCAGAGTCGGTATCTCTATCTGCCACCACCTCAGTAATATCTGATTGTCCTCCTGTGGGTGAGTCAAGTCCTGACCCAGAGCCTGTTGTTGATTCAGAGCCACCAACTGTTAAAGAGGAGAAAGCTGCTGACAGTACCGTTTCCACACCCAAAATCCCATCTAAAACCTCACCTTCATCTGAGAAAGTTGAAGAGGACGAATCGTCAAACAGCACACCGAATGATACGCAACATCCGACATTCACCAAGAATTTCATCTGCAATGTGTGCGATAAGCTTTTCCATTCAATGAAAGAACTAGGCGACCATGTGGGCGACCATGCTGATGAATGGCCTTATAAATGTGAGTTCTGCGTGTTGCTCTTTGGCAAACCGTCCGCTTTGCTTGACCATAGATTAAGCCTCCACGGTGTCGGCAAGACTTAcgtatgcagtgtgtgtacaaaaGAATTTGTCTACCTTTGCAATCTGAAACAGCACCAGGAAGAATTACATCCCGGCCAGCAGTGCACatacacagaagaagaaaagggaaaactAAGACCTCAGAACTACAACAACTCCATAAAAGTCAACGTGGAGGCTTCAGTGCCCGATGCTTCAGAGGAACCCAAGAAACTGGTGAAAAAGGAAGAAGGTGAGGTAGATGTGGCAGCTGAAGAACTgtttacaacaataaaaatcatgGCCTCAGATGGAGGCAAAATCAAAGGACCTGATGTTCGTTTTGGCATTAACCAACATTATCCCAGTTTTAAGCCCCCTCCATTTCCTTACCATAACAGATCGCCTGCTGGCTCACTAGCTTCGGCCACAAACTTCACCACCCACAACATCCCACAAACTTTTAGTACGGCTATTCGATGCACCAAGTGTGGAAAAAGCTTTGATAACATGCCAGAGCTACACAAGCATATTCTGGCCTGTGCAAATGCCAGTGATAAAAGGCGATATACACCCAAAAAGAATCCCATCCCACTACGCCATTTTGCAAAAGCTCAAAATGGAGTTCTGTCTACCACTAATTCTACCAATGGACTTAATGCTAACAGACCCAGCCAGTCAAACAGGTCCAAACACAACCAAGAATCACCAGTAAAGGTGAAGTTCAAGGTGAtgaacaaaaggaagaaaaggttGGCCCAAAGGGTCATGCCACAGAGGAATAAGTCAGTGTCTTCATCGAATAAAATGTCACCTGCACAGGTGGATGAGCAGCAGGAGAACTTTGTCTGCCCGCACTGTAGCAGGGAGTTCACAATGCGTCGCAGCAGAACCAAGCACATGGCGGTCTGCCCCAAGAAACCGAAAGAggtgaagaaaaggaaagaaggaggaatCTCTGTGACAAAGGAAAATGATGGACACTTGCATCGAGGAGTTGAAGAGAAACAATCCTCACCTCCACACAAAACAAGACTCCAGACTTCTGGCCCGGCCAAGAGGCCCGCCATCCTGCCAGTGCAAACTGTCTTTTCAaacaaaagaagtaaaataattaTCAAAGAGAGCATGCAGCGGAAACAAGAGGCACCCACTCTGAATGAGCTCCCAATTGTTCGCACTTTCAACCCCTCTATGCGTCAGTATAGCAGAGTGCAGCATAGCGTCAAAGGACTCCCCATTAAAATCACCATAGTGAAACCACAACAGACTGCACCACAGAGGGATGAGCTGCCTCCCGCCCAGAGCCGAGAAGAAGCATCCGGAGGCGTTAGCAGCAGCTCTGAGCAGAGTCGCACAGCTTGAGGACGACTCAGCAGGCCCAACGGGGATCACCAGGTAGTTAaagcacatttgtttgtttttttttgcaaaattaTTATAATGATCAAGCAATGTTATTTCAAACATAAGACATAATATTAATCCCACATTTGGGAGGTTAaagtttaaaggtccactgtgtaagatttagggggctcttttttttttacaaaatatggcaaTATTCATTAAAgtataatgacctgaaaataagaatcattatgttgatgtcaccttagaatgagcctttaataTCTACCGACGCCACAGAGTGTCTAAACACTGCAgttaatcctacacactggtccttttaaaCAACGTATAAGCAGTTCTCACAATAATAAAACCTTGATATACAATATGATTATGCAATTGAAATTCTGCACAGATAGTCATGCAATGTTAACTAATCATGTTATCCCTAACCAGATGATTGCATGCAACCTCATGTCCAAGTCTTCCTcaatatatgttttgttttgtcgttTTCAGGACCCTGCTGTGTGGACACACACTTGTGTCACGGTGATACTAAAGGTAGATAACTGCTAATCCCACTGTAAAGCCCATGTATTCATAGATGACATCATACTGTACAATAAAGGACTGAATTGAGGACGGATCAAAGATGAGTTAAGATACTGCAGTGAGTGGACACgtttaaagtatttaaatgcTTTTGTAGTAGCTTTGGAGTTTTGTAAATTTCTCCTTCATTTCTAAAACTTTCTGACAACGGCTTGGATTTGCACTTTGAAGTTAATCTGAATGCTACATGTCACAAATTGGAAGGGAAGTGGGAGGAATAGAGCTGGAAGGCTGCTCTAATTTCATACTTGGTGGGTTGTTTAGAGAGGATGGCAGGTGGCAATCATTTTCAGCATGCATTTGCACTTTTCCTTATCTGTTGTCTGTGGCCTTTTTGGGTTCAACTCTTACTGCATGCTGTGAGCTCGTACGACAGCTACATTAAGTTCGGATGGATTATGTTGATGAAATTAGGCCTTAAACAGTGAATCTGATGTTGGTCTGACTGATAATAACCAGTGTAATTACATGGAAGACAGATCAAGATTGCTTCTAAACACAAGATCCGGAATGATAGAAAAGTAACACGCTCTATAGTATAGGGTCATGTACAATTAATTAAGGATATCAGCAGCcaataatgtcagtgttttcattattgGTGTGAATGTAATGCTGTTAGATTTAATGCTGCGACTTTGCAAATCTAAATTGTATATAATCTGGTCGGTCCAGTTGCTACTGTACGTATTTGTATGAAGGTTTTGAGAATAATGCTCTCTATGTGCCAGCAAGTATATATGTAATATGACTAAATATGGCATAAAGGCAATGACTACAGTGTACTTGCACTGCAATCCAACAGAACAGAAGTACCATGTAATGTTCTGTACAGTTCGGATGCATCATTGCCACTTTTACAACAATGAGAGTTCAATTTGAAACAGCGTCGACAGAGCCAGCTCCAATGCTTGGCCTCctgaaatattttacagtagTCCAGTTTGGCATGTAGGCTTTATTTTTGCAAAGGTTTCACAAAATGCTTGTCagaaatatatgtgtgtgtgtgtgtgtgtgtgtgtgtgtgtgtgtgtgtgtgtgtgtgtgttgttttgttttgttttctcattcaaCGACTAGATTTCTTCATATTAAAAGTGCAGTCTCTTTAGGTCTTTGTCATCCGTAGCATACAGGCACTTCATCATTGCTTATAATCTGTATaacagtgtgtgaaatgtgtgtaatGATTTCCAATAATTATAAATCACAAAACGGAAATGGATCACGGGATATTTTTTTGCTAGAACCCTGTAGTGACacgtgaaaatgttttatttaattttttgtaaGTTACTAGTTTGATGATCTAATGCTATACAGGGTAGTTCTTTCATTATGATTTAATGAAGTTATATTCATTTTGGCAAACTAAAACTTGACAGTGGCCTGTatctgaaagagagagtgtAACGGTACttctattttacatttttgcctTTTCAGTCTTTGCTGGTAATATTTCCTTTTATTGAGATAAACTGCAGTGTGTTGGATGTACAGGACCGTTTGGAGACTGTTATTTAACTGTGAAAAGTGCTTGTAGCATTTCAAAGTGTAAAATAAGTcatgtatatttattaataatttaaaatcatgttaTCAATCTCTGAACAGTTCTTCTGTATGATTTGCACTAAAGGTTTTTCAAGcgagtattaaaaataaattgagAATGTTCAGGTTATGTGTGAAGTTTGTGTGAAACTTtctttaataaacacattaaattaaTCACATTTCTGTCAGCACATTCTTTATGGAGAagttatattttcatttttcaca
The sequence above is drawn from the Larimichthys crocea isolate SSNF chromosome XV, L_crocea_2.0, whole genome shotgun sequence genome and encodes:
- the prdm2a gene encoding PR domain zinc finger protein 2 isoform X1, which codes for MEDSPHVYISEFRHNEDMEEGEDEDVYEEEVNMEPDMMNSLYPDQKHPIQDTEREWNSFPCQHCERHFTSKQGLERHMHIHTLANSEAHTLKGNKSNLSFSSNVDKVQHEKVKPVDSEGLAMQFPTSSTITAQPDRQELSDGHHACKYCEKIFTTHTNKRRHERRIHEQHLQLTQVEKTQEPPQEENLERILSETSQHKTELSDNMAPATPLENEGEQYMLDVSSNISENLSFYIDGKIVSTSTVSSCETAEVHSGSSTLVRLDSLILDPTQINQVLNIDSVAGKEIPGQPLTKRRTATPPLLPQIKTELESEVVVSSSSSSLVSSLIENLLPQNTESTIVQKERTVFLSPKLKQLLEKQDGLKPTLALITDGQKPCSPVSLSVLPAGTGRFKRRTGSPPSSPQQIPASNEETPTLDSADSDAVNTGQMETQHSSSPVHQTVIEKDDTTPSVEDQAVKPVLTENWPTMTGGNSCNQQPLDLSNTVKRDEDVTLADAVLDLSLQKKTQGESEQSLNFVSQAVLKEGKSNTCIVAKDLVNTGEQNISQGNLETPLVTDFTIVTGPDMMTPMEPVAEGLVYGLALPPNSLTPSPASLTPVAMQPASPCTIAFASPPSHTMLPTTTSLITVLSPPPISNPSTRPIQVLAPNLSPEPLVICTENALSSSECDLTTAFATTNSANLVTLSQSLDPTLNLPSHVFLTDQISLNTPMVESTPVSEVPFTPTVTLNDSLINSYNITSNTVLIECTIALEAPGSVVPTAITLQENTAEPPAQVVVNHIEQQQIVSVPNSQTVEPNVLVSSISESVSLSATTSVISDCPPVGESSPDPEPVVDSEPPTVKEEKAADSTVSTPKIPSKTSPSSEKVEEDESSNSTPNDTQHPTFTKNFICNVCDKLFHSMKELGDHVGDHADEWPYKCEFCVLLFGKPSALLDHRLSLHGVGKTYVCSVCTKEFVYLCNLKQHQEELHPGQQCTYTEEEKGKLRPQNYNNSIKVNVEASVPDASEEPKKLVKKEEGEVDVAAEELFTTIKIMASDGGKIKGPDVRFGINQHYPSFKPPPFPYHNRSPAGSLASATNFTTHNIPQTFSTAIRCTKCGKSFDNMPELHKHILACANASDKRRYTPKKNPIPLRHFAKAQNGVLSTTNSTNGLNANRPSQSNRSKHNQESPVKVKFKVMNKRKKRLAQRVMPQRNKSVSSSNKMSPAQVDEQQENFVCPHCSREFTMRRSRTKHMAVCPKKPKEVKKRKEGGISVTKENDGHLHRGVEEKQSSPPHKTRLQTSGPAKRPAILPVQTVFSNKRSKIIIKESMQRKQEAPTLNELPIVRTFNPSMRQYSRVQHSVKGLPIKITIVKPQQTAPQRDELPPAQSREEASGGVSSSSEQSRTA
- the prdm2a gene encoding PR domain zinc finger protein 2 isoform X2, which gives rise to MEDSPHVYISEFRHNEDMEEGEDEDVYEEEVNMEPDMMNSLYPDQKHPIQDTEREWNSFPCQHCERHFTSKQGLERHMHIHTLANSEAHTLKGNKSNLSFSSNVDKVQHEKVKPVDSEGLAMQFPTSSTITAQPDRQELSDGHHACKYCEKIFTTHTNKRRHERRIHEQHLQLTQVEKTQEPPQEENLERILSETSQHKTELSDNMAPATPLENEGEQYMLDVSSNISENLSFYIDGKIVSTSTVSSCETAEVHSGSSTLVRLDSLILDPTQINQVLNIDSVAGKEIPGQPLTKRRTATPPLLPQIKTELESEVVVSSSSSSLVSSLIENLLPQNTESTIVQKERTVFLSPKLKQLLEKQDGLKPTLALITDGQKPCSPVSLSVLPAGTGRFKRRTGSPPSSPQQIPASNEETPTLDSADSDAVNTGQMETQHSSSPVHQTVIEKDDTTPSVEDQAVKPVLTENWPTMTGGNSCNQQPLDLSNTVKRDEDVTLADAVLDLSLQKKTQGESEQSLNFVSQAVLKEGKSNTCIVAKDLVNTGEQNISQGNLETPLVTDFTIVTGPDMMTPMEPVAEGLVYGLALPPNSLTPSPAIAFASPPSHTMLPTTTSLITVLSPPPISNPSTRPIQVLAPNLSPEPLVICTENALSSSECDLTTAFATTNSANLVTLSQSLDPTLNLPSHVFLTDQISLNTPMVESTPVSEVPFTPTVTLNDSLINSYNITSNTVLIECTIALEAPGSVVPTAITLQENTAEPPAQVVVNHIEQQQIVSVPNSQTVEPNVLVSSISESVSLSATTSVISDCPPVGESSPDPEPVVDSEPPTVKEEKAADSTVSTPKIPSKTSPSSEKVEEDESSNSTPNDTQHPTFTKNFICNVCDKLFHSMKELGDHVGDHADEWPYKCEFCVLLFGKPSALLDHRLSLHGVGKTYVCSVCTKEFVYLCNLKQHQEELHPGQQCTYTEEEKGKLRPQNYNNSIKVNVEASVPDASEEPKKLVKKEEGEVDVAAEELFTTIKIMASDGGKIKGPDVRFGINQHYPSFKPPPFPYHNRSPAGSLASATNFTTHNIPQTFSTAIRCTKCGKSFDNMPELHKHILACANASDKRRYTPKKNPIPLRHFAKAQNGVLSTTNSTNGLNANRPSQSNRSKHNQESPVKVKFKVMNKRKKRLAQRVMPQRNKSVSSSNKMSPAQVDEQQENFVCPHCSREFTMRRSRTKHMAVCPKKPKEVKKRKEGGISVTKENDGHLHRGVEEKQSSPPHKTRLQTSGPAKRPAILPVQTVFSNKRSKIIIKESMQRKQEAPTLNELPIVRTFNPSMRQYSRVQHSVKGLPIKITIVKPQQTAPQRDELPPAQSREEASGGVSSSSEQSRTA